Part of the Halobellus ruber genome is shown below.
CGGAGCTGTGTCACCCCGGCCGCCGCGAGCGCCTCCCCGAGGGTCTCCGCGGGCTCCGCCGGCGGGAACGCGACCGTGAGGTCGAACGTCTCGTCGTACTCGGTCATCGTCACGACCGTCGTCTCCGGCGGGTCGGTGTCGAACGGCCACGTGGGGTCGATGTCGGCGAGCAGCCGGACCAACTGGCGGGCCCGATCGGGGCGGAAATTGAAAAATAGCACCGCGTCGCCGTCGTCGAGCGCCGGTCGGTCCCGGACCAGGGTCGGTTCGACGAACTCGTCGGTGTCGCCGCGGTCGTAGGAGGCCCGGACCGCCTCGACTGCGGTGTCGGCCTCGTGGTCGGCGGTGCGGTCGACGATGGCGTCGTAGGCGCGCTTGGTCCGCTCCCAGTTTCGATCCCGGTCCATCGCGTAGTACCGGCCGGAGACGGTCGCGACCTCGCCGGTTCCGTGCTCGTCGACGACCTCTCGGAGTCGGGTGAGGTACGCCTCGCCGGCGTAGGGGTCGGTGTCGCGGCCGTCGGTGAACGCGTGGGTGACGGCGTCGACGCCGTAATCCGCCGCGGCCTCGATCAGCGCGTGGAGGTGGCCCTGCTCGGAGTGGACGCCGCCGTCGCTGAGCAGCCCCATACAGTGGACCCGTCCGCCCGTCCCGACCACGTGGTCGAAGGCCGACTCGATCGCGGGGTTGTCCCGGAACTCCCCCGCAGCGATGGCGTCCTCGATCCGGGTGTACGCCTGCGTGACGACCCGTCCCGCGCCGATGTTGAGGTGGCCGACCTCGCTGTTGCCCATCTGTCCCTCGGGGAGGCCGACGCGCCGGCCGGAGACGTCCAGGGTGCCGTACGCCCCCGCGTCGGCGAACCACTCGACGTTCGGCGTCGACGCCGCCTTCACCGCGTCCCGCCGGTCGTGGTCGCCGAGACCCCACCCGTCGAGGATGACGAGCCCTACCTGCATACCCGGTCCGACGGCGAGGAGGGGTGAATAGGCTTCGTTTCTGGGGGTGGGTGGTGGGCTAAACCCCGCTGTCACCACCACGGCGACGAGCCCGAACGAGCGACGGCTGATGGAGAATCCACTATCGGGTGGGACTGGAAGGGGCCGCGCTCTCGACGAAGACGGCTGAGCAAGGACCGCAGGAGCGAGCCGTGCGAGACCGGATGTCTCGCTGGAAACCGGCGGCTCGCCGCCGGTGACGAAGCGAGCGACGAGGAGCACAGCGAGTCGCAGGTGACGAGAGCGCGGGGGCTTCCGAGGTCTTCTACGAACCGTTCCCTACCACGACACACCCAACCACACAGTACCGACGCGACACCTTCTTTCGGCTCCCCGGCGTCGATGGGGGCGATGGCCGACGCCGCCGACCTCCGGGCCCGCCTCAGGCGCCCGTTCCCGAAGCGGTGGGTGCAGTACTACCTCGGCAACCCAGCAAGCCTGGGGTGGCTGCTCGTCGCCGACGCCGCGGCGTTTCTCGTCGGCATCAGCTTCTACGTCCACTCCGACCCCTCGCTCCGGGACCTCAGTGCCCTTGCGTACCCGCTGTTCGGCGATTCGCCGACCGCGCTGGCGCTTGCGGCCCTCTCGGTTGCGACCCTGCTGCCACACCTGGGACGGTCGCTCGATGAGGTCCCCTCGAACCGGCTGCTCGCGCTCGTCCACACCCTCGCGTTCGTGTGGCTCGTGAAATACGGCGTCTGGACCGCCATCGCGCTCAATCTCCGCCCGGGCCTCTACGTCGGGTTCACCCCCACCCTGCTCTGGGAGTACTGGGGCATCCTCCTCACGCATCTGTTCTTCCTGCTTCACGCCGCCGTCATCCCCTATTACGGTCGTACGTCCCGCGGGGCGCTGGCGGCGGCGCTCCTCTTGCTCCTCCTCAACGACGCCTTCGACTACGGACTGGGGCTCTACCCGCCGCTGCGGTACGAGGCGGGGCCGCTGCTCGCGGGGATCACGGTCGTCCTCTCGTTTCTGACCGTCGGATACGCGTACTGGGTATTCGACCGGTAGACGGTTCGAGAAGCGAGAATACGCCGATATCGATACTGCAAGAATGCGGTACTATCTTATAGCTGAACGGTTTACCTCCGGTTATGGACTCCGCGGTACTCCTGGACCTTCTCGGGAACGAGAACCGGCGGCGCATCCTCCGGCTTCTCTCTCATAAACCCTGTTACGTCACCGAGATCAGCGAGTACCTCGGGGTCAGCCCCAAGGCCGTCATCGACCACCTCAGGCGGCTCGAGGACGCGGGGCTGATCGAGAGCCGGACCGACGACCAGCGCCGGAAGTACTTCCACATCGCGCGGAACCTCCGACTGGAGGTCAGCGTCTCGCCGTACCGGTTCGGCGCGAAGAGCGCGTACCCCGCCAGCCGGAGCCTGGATATGCGCGGGCGGTGTCAGCACATCTCGTTGAACCTTCCCGGCGCCGCCGACCGTGACGACGGCCCTGCCGGGACCGACGGTGACGCCGCCGACCACGAGGTCGGGTTCGACCCCGAGGACCGGGCCGGGACCGACGGCGAGCCCGCCGGCGTCACCCGACCCGAGGGATCGAGCGGCAGCGACGACGCGGTCGAGGATCCCGACGACGGCGTCGCCGACCTCGCCCGCGAGTACGCCTACCTCGAGGACGTCGAGAGCGAACTCTCCCTGGCACAGCGGTGGGTCCACGGGCGCGTGACCGACGTCCTCGACAGCTTGAGCGACCGGCTCGGCTCGGAGGCCGACAGCCGGTTCCACGCGGAGGTGCTCGCCGCGATCGCGCGGGGGAACCGCGACGTCCGGGCCATCGCGGGCGACATCAACGCCGATCCCGATCGGGTCGAGACCGCGCTCGAACGGCTCGCCGACCGCGACCTGATCGAACGCGACGGCCGCCGCTGGACCATCCGGTAGCGCCGACGCCGCCGGCCCGGAGCCGCCACGCTCTTGGCCGCCGACCGCCTCTATCCGACGGATGACCGAGGACACACGGCCGTCCGACCGCGAACTCGGCGCGGCGGCGGCCGCCGTCCGTGACGGCGGCGCCGTCGTGTACCCGACGGAGACGGTCTACGGGCTGGGCGCCGACGCCACCGACCCCGACGCCGTCGAACGCGTCTTCGAGCTGAAAGGTCGCGACCGGTCGAAGCCGCTGTCGCTCGGCGTCGCGAGCATCGACGCCGCGCTGGGCCACACCGGACCGAGCGGGCTCGCGCTCCGGTTCATGCGGGCGTTTCTCCCCGGCCCGGTCACCGTCGTCGTCGAGCGCGATTCGTCGCTGCCGGACCTGCTCACCGCCGGCCGCGACCGGGTCGGCGTGCGCGTTCCCGACCACGAGGCGGCGCTGTCGCTGTTCGAGCGAGCCGCGGTCCCCGTGACCGCTACGAGCGCGAACCGGAGCGGCTCCCCGAGCGTCACGGACCCCGACGACCTCGACCCGGCGCTCCGGGAGTCCGTCGCCGCGGTCGTCGACGCCGGACCCACACCCGGGACCGAGAGCACGGTCGTCGACCCCGAGCGGAACGTCGTCCACCGCCGCGGCGCGATGGCCGACGCCATCGTCGCGTGGCTCGCCGACGAGACGGGGACGGAGCCCGTCGTCGAGGACGGATAGCCCGCGTCGGTGCCGCCGCGGGAGGTTGGGGGACGCCCTCGACGGCGGTCAGCCCAGTCCGAGCATCGTCTTCAGCGAGCGCGTTCGCGTCCCGCAGCGCTTCCGATACTCGCAGGCGTCGCACTTCGACTCGTCGTCGATCCGGCTCGGCACCCCGCTCATCGACCGGACGGTCCACAGCGTGCGGCGGTAGGCGCTTTTGTTCCGCGTCGTCAGCCGGACCGTCCGGACGACGCCGTGCCGCGGGTACTCCACGATCGCCCGCTGGATCTCCCGCCCGCGCTCCCAGGCGAGCGCCAACGCCAGCCCGACCGCCCGGACGCGTTGGGGCTCCCACACCCCACGTGGCGGCGGCTCGCCGGCGGAGATCACCGTCGGCATCGGCGACGACTCCCCCGGCCCCTCGTCGGCGCCGAGCAGTTTGTGTGCAACCCCGCGGCAGTCCCGGCCGTGGAGGAGCACGTCGCGGCCAGCCGGGTCAGCTAGCCGGTCGTAGACGTCGCGGTCGGCCACGCGGTCGAGGTTCGACCGGAACGTCCCCGGCGGGACCGCGATCGGGCGGTCCCGAAGCCGGCTGTCGGCGGCCTTCCGGAGCGTTTCGTACTCGAACGCGAGGCTCCTGACGGTCTCGACGGACTCCGGCGGGCCGCGATCGTCGTCGCGCCGGGCGTAGTAGAGCTGTCGCGGGCAGTACGCCGCGCGGGCAAGGTCCGAAACCGGAACCGTGTCGGCGGAAGCGGGCACGGGAGGGATGGTCCCGCTCCGGTATTTGAACGTTCGGCGTCGGCGAGACGGCGACGCCTCATACTGTCGGCTATGGTCGCGTGACGGATTTCGGTACCCCGGGGTGCGGAAACTCTTCACGTACTTATAGCCGACAGTATCAGTCCATATCGGCCAACGGGCCGAAGTCGTCGACGGGCAGCACCGAGTAGTCGATCGTGAGGGTGTCTTTCGTCGCCCGGATCTTCCCGACGAACGTCGAGATCTCCTCCAAGGACCCCTCCAACACGAACAGTTCCATACAGTGGTGGCCGCCGACGTGGCTGTGGAAGTTCGAGGCGACGATGTCCTCGTGTTCGTGGCGGAGATGCATCATCTTCTCCTCGACGCTCGTGGTCTCGTAGTCGAAGACCACGGTGACGACACCCATCAGGTCGCGGCCTTCGAGCTTCTTGTCCTCGAACTCGCCCAGCAGGTTCCGGCTCGCTTCGCGGAGCACTTCGCTCCGGCCGGTGTAGCCGTGATCCTCCGCGAACTGGTCGATGCGGTCGACCAGTTCCTCCGGCATCGAGACGCTGACGACGCTCATATGTTAAACGAGCGACGGTCGAATATTAAACGTTGGTTCGTCCTCCGGCCGTGGGCTTTTGCCCGGGGGGCCGCTATCCGTCGGTAATGGAGTACGCCGCCCTCGTCGACGTCTACGACCGGCTCGCGGCCACCGACTCCACCGACGGGAAGCGCGACTGCCTCGCCGAGGTGTTCGCCGATGCCGGGCCGCTGCTCGGCCGGCTCGTCACGCTCGCCCGCGGCCGGCTCTCCCCGGCGTACGACCGGACCGAACTCGGGGTCTCGTCCAGCCTCACTCTCGATGCGATCCGCCGCGCGACCGGGGCGACGGAGTCTGCGGTGCGCGACCGATGGCAGGCGACCGGCGACCTCGGGGACGCGGCGGCGTGGGCGGCCGAACACGGCGGCCAGCAGACCCTGTTCTCGGAGCCGCTGACCGTCGAGCGCGTCCACGACACCCTCCGGGACCTCGCCGACTTCGAGGGCACGGGCAGCCAGGACCGGAAGGTCGACGCCGTCGCCGGGCTGCTCGCCGACGCCGACCCCGACGAGGCGCGGTACGTCGTGCGGACGGCACTCGGCCACCTCCGCGTCGGCGTCGGCGAGGGCACCATCCGCGACGCGATCGCGGTGGCGTTTCTCGACGGCTCCGCCGACGCGGTCGACGCCGTCGAGCGTGCCTACCAGGTGACGACGGACTTCCGCGTCGTCGCCGAGACCGCCCGCGAGGCGGGGGTCGACGGGCTCGCCGCCCTCGACGTCGAACCCGGCCGCCCAGTCCAGGTGATGCTCGCCGAGAAGTCGGAGTCGCCGGCCGGTGCCGTCGCCGACGCCGCGGCCGACGGCACCGCGGTCTGTGAGTACAAGTACGACGGCGTCCGGATCCAGATCCACGTCGACGGCGACGACGTGTGGCTTTTCACCCGGCGGCTGGAGGAGGTCACCGATCAGTTCCCGGACGTCGTCAGCGCGGTCCGGGCGGGGGTCGAGGCCGACCGCGCGATCCTCGACGGCGAACTCGTGGGGTACGCCCCCGGGACCGTCGCGACCGACGCCCGCGACCCGGTGGCGTTCCAGACCCTCTCCCGACGGATCAAACGCGAGACCGACGTCGAGGCGCTGGCCCGGGAGATCCCCGCCGTGGTCCACCTCTTCGACTGCCTGGCGACCGACGAGACGCGGCTGGAGTCGCCCCTCTCGGACCGCCGGCAGCGGTGTTCCGACGTCGTCGACCCGGTGACGCCGGCCCCCGACGAGCCGCGGGCCGGGCTGGAACTCGCCCGCTCGCGTCGGGTCGCCGTCGACGACCCCGACGCTGCGGCGTCGTTCTACCGCGAGGCGCTCGACGCCGGCCACGAGGGGCTGATGGTAAAGAACCCCGCGGCGACCTACCAGCCCGGGCGGCGGGTCGGCCGGCTGCTGAAGGTCAAACCCACGATGGAGCCGCTGGATCTGGTCGTCACCCGCGCGACCTACAGCGAGGGGCGGCGCAGCGAGTGGCTCGGCCGACTGTATCTGGGGTGTTACGACCCCGACGCCGACGCGTTCCGGGAGGTTGGGCGGCTCTCGACCGGCTACACCGACGACGAGCTCGCGGCGCTGACCGACCGGCTGGAGGACCTCGTGACCGCGCGCGACGGCCGCGACGTGGAACTCCGACCGGAGGTCGTGCTCGAAGTCGAGTACGAGGAGATCCAGCGGTCCCCGGAGTACGGCTCCGGCTACGCCCTCCGGTTCCCTCGATTTCTGGGTGTTCGCGAGGACGTGGCGCCGACCGACGCAGACTCCGTCGGCCGGGTCGAGTCGCTCTACGAGGGACAGTAGCGCCGGACGCCGGCCCGACCCGGCGGGCGCAACCGTCATACCCCGACAGCCCGAACGTCGGGGCGTGACGGTCCAGTACCGCGACGGGATCGAGATCCACCTTTCCGACGGCACCCGGGTCGTCTGCGACGCCGACGACCCCGACGGGGACGTGAACGTCGTCACCCACGCCCACGGCGACCACTACCCCGAGGGGGAGGCCACGGCGGTGTGCTCGCAGCTCACCGCCGACCTCGCGACCGCGCGCCGCGACACCCCGCTTCACCGGACGACCGACGACCGGATCGAACTGGTGCCGGCGGGCCACGTCGCGGGCTCCCGGGCGGCGCTCGTGACCGACCCCGACGGAACGCGGTACCTCTACACCGGCGACGTCTGCACCCGCCCGCGGTTCTACCTCGACGGGTTCGACCCGCCGGAGGCCGACGTGCTCGTCGTCGAGGCCACCTACGGCGAGCCGGGCTACGCCTTCCCCGACCACGACGCCGTCGCCGCGGAGATCCGGTCGTGGCTGGCGGACACCGAGGCGCCGGTCCTCCTCTTGGGGTACGCTCTCGGCCGCGCCCAGAAGCTCCAACTGCTCGCCGAGGACGCCGGCCGCGACCGGATCCTCGCGACCGACGCCGTCCGCCGGGTGAACGCGGTCGTCGAGGACCACCTCGACGTCAGCTTCGACGCCCGGCCCCACGACGGAGTCACGCTCGACGCCGGCGACGCCCTGGTGCTTCCGATGACGAGCGGCCGGATCGAATGGGTCGGGAACCTCGCCGACGAGGCGGGCGCGGTGACGGCGGGCTTTTCGGGGTGGGCGGTCGACGACTCGTTCAAGTTCCGGGGCGGCTTCGACGAGACGTTCCCGCTGTCGGACCACTGTGACTTCCCCGAACTCCGCGACCTGGTTGCGGCGGTCGACCCCGAGCGGGTGTACACGCAGCACGGGTCGGCGGCGGCGCTGGCCGACCACCTCACCGAGGCCGGCCACGACGCGACCGCGCTCCGGCGAAACCAGCTGTCGCTCGGGGACTTCTGACCCGCCGCCGGCGTCGGGAACAGATCCAAGTCGCTGCCCGTAAACAGTTGGATATGATCGGATCCGATCCGACTCCACACCTCCGCCGGGCGGCCGACGTCGAGTACGAGTCGGTCGAACTCGCCGACGGGCTCCGGAAGGGCGTCCTACTCGGCGACGACCAGGGGACGCCGAACTTCGATATGCGTCGGTTCGTCTTGGAACCGGGCGCCCGCGTCCCGCGGCACACCAACGAAGTCGAACACGAGCAGTTCGTCGTCGAGGGCGACTACGTCGTGGGCATCGGCGAGGAGACGTACACGGTTTCGGCGGGCGATTCGCTCCTCGTCCCCGCCGGCGTCGAACACTGGTACCGAAACGACAGCGACACTCGGGGGTCGTTCCTCTGTGTCGTGCCGAAGACCGACGACCGGATCGAGATCCGCGAGTGACCCGATCGGGTCGTCAGCAACGCCCGGACGACGGCCCCGAACTTGGGGGCGGCGGAAGCTTGATCCCCCGTCGAGCGGTTGTTGCGGCCACGGATGGACTTCGACCCAGGCCCAGCCCCGGACAGCATCGGGTGGTTCAAGCAGCGGGGTGAGCTGCCGGCGATCGTGAGCATCAGCGACATTCACGGCTACCTGGAGGCGGCGCGGAATGCGTTGACGGCCGTCGGCGAGACTGACGAGTATCCGCCGGTCGTCACGGTCGACGACGAGGGTCATCTCCACTGGGCGGACAACGACTACGTACTGCTCGTCAACGGCGACCTCCTCGACCGCGGGGACCGGAACCGTGCGTGTCTGGCGCTGTTGGAGCGGCTCGCGAGCGAGGCGCCGCCCGGACGCGTCCGCTACCACCTGGGGAACCACGAGATGGCCGTGCTGTTCCCCGACCGGTTCCGGTGGCCCGGCGTGTACAGCATCGAGATGGACGACGACCTCCGGCGGTCGTTCGTCGAACACGTCGCCGACTCGCGGCTTCCGGTCGCCTTCGAGGGATACGAATACACCTATTCACACGCGGGCGCGAACGAACCGTTCGACGTCGCCGCCGCAAACGAGCAGGCGCGCGACGCCGCCCGACGGCTGGTGACGATGCTCCGGGAGGGGCGCTACCGGGAGCACCAACTTGATATCCTGCCCGACTACGACCTGGTGTTCGGCCTCGGCGGGCAGTTCGGCCGGGGACCGTCGGCCGGGCTTCTGTGGATGGACCTCGAACATATGAAGCGGGGCGCACCGCCCCAGGTCGTCGGCCACTCCCGACAGGCGTCCCCGACGCGACGCGGGAACGTGATCTGCGAGAACGTGATCCGAAACAACCTGGGTGTCCCCGGCGGCGAGGCCGTCGTGATCGAACGCCCCGACGGGATCGCGGCCGTCACGAACTCGCCGTCGGGGGCGACGGTGACCGAACTGTAGAGCCCGACGACGACGAGGCGACGCCCGTCTGTGCCGGCGTCACTCCCGCCGGCGGAGGTGCCGTGGCGGGACGGCCTCGGTCGTGTATACGGCCTCGCCCCGCCTCGTAACCGGCCGGCCCTCAGCCAGCATCGCCCCGGCGTCGACGACGAGCACGACGGGGTCCTCGGCGTGTCGGGCGCCGACTTCACGCGCGTCGGCGACCGACGCCGAGAGGTGGACGAGCTGCCGGCCCATCGGTCTGAGTCCTCCATCGAGAATCGACCCGACGTTCGACGGTGCAGTCCCGTGATAGAGGGTGTCCGGCACCGGCTCGTCGGTGTCTGCGAGCGTGACGTCGACCGAGTGGCCGTACGCCGCACGGATGCGGCCGCCGGTGTACTCGAAGCGGCCCTTCGGGTCGGTCCCGACAACC
Proteins encoded:
- a CDS encoding ArsR/SmtB family transcription factor, which codes for MDSAVLLDLLGNENRRRILRLLSHKPCYVTEISEYLGVSPKAVIDHLRRLEDAGLIESRTDDQRRKYFHIARNLRLEVSVSPYRFGAKSAYPASRSLDMRGRCQHISLNLPGAADRDDGPAGTDGDAADHEVGFDPEDRAGTDGEPAGVTRPEGSSGSDDAVEDPDDGVADLAREYAYLEDVESELSLAQRWVHGRVTDVLDSLSDRLGSEADSRFHAEVLAAIARGNRDVRAIAGDINADPDRVETALERLADRDLIERDGRRWTIR
- a CDS encoding CopG family ribbon-helix-helix protein, with amino-acid sequence MSVVSVSMPEELVDRIDQFAEDHGYTGRSEVLREASRNLLGEFEDKKLEGRDLMGVVTVVFDYETTSVEEKMMHLRHEHEDIVASNFHSHVGGHHCMELFVLEGSLEEISTFVGKIRATKDTLTIDYSVLPVDDFGPLADMD
- a CDS encoding ATP-dependent DNA ligase; translation: MEYAALVDVYDRLAATDSTDGKRDCLAEVFADAGPLLGRLVTLARGRLSPAYDRTELGVSSSLTLDAIRRATGATESAVRDRWQATGDLGDAAAWAAEHGGQQTLFSEPLTVERVHDTLRDLADFEGTGSQDRKVDAVAGLLADADPDEARYVVRTALGHLRVGVGEGTIRDAIAVAFLDGSADAVDAVERAYQVTTDFRVVAETAREAGVDGLAALDVEPGRPVQVMLAEKSESPAGAVADAAADGTAVCEYKYDGVRIQIHVDGDDVWLFTRRLEEVTDQFPDVVSAVRAGVEADRAILDGELVGYAPGTVATDARDPVAFQTLSRRIKRETDVEALAREIPAVVHLFDCLATDETRLESPLSDRRQRCSDVVDPVTPAPDEPRAGLELARSRRVAVDDPDAAASFYREALDAGHEGLMVKNPAATYQPGRRVGRLLKVKPTMEPLDLVVTRATYSEGRRSEWLGRLYLGCYDPDADAFREVGRLSTGYTDDELAALTDRLEDLVTARDGRDVELRPEVVLEVEYEEIQRSPEYGSGYALRFPRFLGVREDVAPTDADSVGRVESLYEGQ
- a CDS encoding L-threonylcarbamoyladenylate synthase — encoded protein: MTEDTRPSDRELGAAAAAVRDGGAVVYPTETVYGLGADATDPDAVERVFELKGRDRSKPLSLGVASIDAALGHTGPSGLALRFMRAFLPGPVTVVVERDSSLPDLLTAGRDRVGVRVPDHEAALSLFERAAVPVTATSANRSGSPSVTDPDDLDPALRESVAAVVDAGPTPGTESTVVDPERNVVHRRGAMADAIVAWLADETGTEPVVEDG
- a CDS encoding Dna2/Cas4 domain-containing protein; protein product: MPASADTVPVSDLARAAYCPRQLYYARRDDDRGPPESVETVRSLAFEYETLRKAADSRLRDRPIAVPPGTFRSNLDRVADRDVYDRLADPAGRDVLLHGRDCRGVAHKLLGADEGPGESSPMPTVISAGEPPPRGVWEPQRVRAVGLALALAWERGREIQRAIVEYPRHGVVRTVRLTTRNKSAYRRTLWTVRSMSGVPSRIDDESKCDACEYRKRCGTRTRSLKTMLGLG
- a CDS encoding RNA 2'-phosphotransferase; its protein translation is MTAIRTCGTHGYFDGDRCPECGDAGKRVQSSGRRRRLSKFLSGLLRHFPDEYGLDLGTRGWADRGAVDEAVSERYDWADGRAVGAVVGTDPKGRFEYTGGRIRAAYGHSVDVTLADTDEPVPDTLYHGTAPSNVGSILDGGLRPMGRQLVHLSASVADAREVGARHAEDPVVLVVDAGAMLAEGRPVTRRGEAVYTTEAVPPRHLRRRE
- a CDS encoding cupin domain-containing protein, translating into MIGSDPTPHLRRAADVEYESVELADGLRKGVLLGDDQGTPNFDMRRFVLEPGARVPRHTNEVEHEQFVVEGDYVVGIGEETYTVSAGDSLLVPAGVEHWYRNDSDTRGSFLCVVPKTDDRIEIRE
- the gpmI gene encoding 2,3-bisphosphoglycerate-independent phosphoglycerate mutase — translated: MQVGLVILDGWGLGDHDRRDAVKAASTPNVEWFADAGAYGTLDVSGRRVGLPEGQMGNSEVGHLNIGAGRVVTQAYTRIEDAIAAGEFRDNPAIESAFDHVVGTGGRVHCMGLLSDGGVHSEQGHLHALIEAAADYGVDAVTHAFTDGRDTDPYAGEAYLTRLREVVDEHGTGEVATVSGRYYAMDRDRNWERTKRAYDAIVDRTADHEADTAVEAVRASYDRGDTDEFVEPTLVRDRPALDDGDAVLFFNFRPDRARQLVRLLADIDPTWPFDTDPPETTVVTMTEYDETFDLTVAFPPAEPAETLGEALAAAGVTQLRIAESEKYPHVTYFLNGGREVEFEGEIRRIVESPDVPTYDRRPEMSAAEVTDTAVDLIDAADPDAMVLNYANPDMVGHTGDFEAAVTAVETVDRELGRLVPAVQEAGGHVLVTADHGNADDMGTAEKPHTAHTTNPVPFIYLTPDADSGGRRVRDGGSLCDVAPTMLELVGIEAPAAMTGGSLVE
- a CDS encoding metallophosphoesterase; translation: MDFDPGPAPDSIGWFKQRGELPAIVSISDIHGYLEAARNALTAVGETDEYPPVVTVDDEGHLHWADNDYVLLVNGDLLDRGDRNRACLALLERLASEAPPGRVRYHLGNHEMAVLFPDRFRWPGVYSIEMDDDLRRSFVEHVADSRLPVAFEGYEYTYSHAGANEPFDVAAANEQARDAARRLVTMLREGRYREHQLDILPDYDLVFGLGGQFGRGPSAGLLWMDLEHMKRGAPPQVVGHSRQASPTRRGNVICENVIRNNLGVPGGEAVVIERPDGIAAVTNSPSGATVTEL
- a CDS encoding DUF1405 domain-containing protein, giving the protein MADAADLRARLRRPFPKRWVQYYLGNPASLGWLLVADAAAFLVGISFYVHSDPSLRDLSALAYPLFGDSPTALALAALSVATLLPHLGRSLDEVPSNRLLALVHTLAFVWLVKYGVWTAIALNLRPGLYVGFTPTLLWEYWGILLTHLFFLLHAAVIPYYGRTSRGALAAALLLLLLNDAFDYGLGLYPPLRYEAGPLLAGITVVLSFLTVGYAYWVFDR
- a CDS encoding MBL fold metallo-hydrolase RNA specificity domain-containing protein → MTVQYRDGIEIHLSDGTRVVCDADDPDGDVNVVTHAHGDHYPEGEATAVCSQLTADLATARRDTPLHRTTDDRIELVPAGHVAGSRAALVTDPDGTRYLYTGDVCTRPRFYLDGFDPPEADVLVVEATYGEPGYAFPDHDAVAAEIRSWLADTEAPVLLLGYALGRAQKLQLLAEDAGRDRILATDAVRRVNAVVEDHLDVSFDARPHDGVTLDAGDALVLPMTSGRIEWVGNLADEAGAVTAGFSGWAVDDSFKFRGGFDETFPLSDHCDFPELRDLVAAVDPERVYTQHGSAAALADHLTEAGHDATALRRNQLSLGDF